CCGCCGCGGGCCGGTCCGCCGGCCCCGAGGCAGCGCTGGCGGACGCCGCCGGCGCGTGAGCCGGACCGGCGGCTTGCGCCGCGGCCAGTTCCCGCTCCGCCTGCGCGAGCCGGGAGCGGGCGGCCTGCAGCCGGCGGCGCGCGTTTCGGGCGCGTTCGAAGTAGCGCTGCGCGTTGTCGGCCGGCGACCGGTCCGGAGCCAGATCGATCGCGGTCGTGCCGCCGGTGTGATAGTCATCTACCACGACTTGGCGCGCGCCCGGCTGCACGCGCGCCAGGTTGGCGAGTAGCAGGCTGCCCAACTGCTGCAGCCGTCCGTGATTGCCGGCGGCTTCGCATTCGCGGCGCAGACGCGCGATCAGGCGCCGCGTGCGCCGTTCGCCCGCGGCGCGCGCGGCGGTCGCGATCCGGGCCGCGCGCTGCGCTTCGGCGTCTGCTTCGAGGGCGGCGAAGTGGCGCTCCACGCGCAGGTTGTAGGACTCGCCCGGATTCCCGAACGCGCGCACCGGGCGGGCTCGATGCCGGTCGCCGCGCGCCGGCGGCGCAGCGAGGTCGCGCTCCGGATGAAATACGCCGCCGCTGATCTCGCCACGCCGCGGCCGGCGGAACAGGGCGTCGAGGATGGCGCCGCCGGTGTCGGTGACGATGCAGTTGGCGGCATTCGCCCACAGCCGGATCCAGATCAACAGCTCGCGGTCGCCGCGCGCCACCTCCAGCTTGACGATCCGCTCGCCGGCCACCTGGGACGCGGCCCGAATCCGCGCCGACCGCACGTGCGCCCGCATGAACGCGACGAAGCGCTGTGGGTCGCCAAGCTGGTGCGGCCGCTGCGCCAGCCGGTGCAGGCGGACGTACGGTCCGCCCAACGCCGCCAGCATCCAGGTCCGCCCCTGCCGCGGTGCGTACAGTTCGAACACCAGCCGGTGATGGGCCGGCTGGCGCACGTCGCGGATGAAGCAGCCGGCGAGGTCGAGTTCGGCCAGCACGGCGTCGATCTCGCGCCAGTTCAGGATCGCGCCGCCGGCGCGTTCGCCATCCGTGCCACCGCCTCCGGCGCCGGCCGGCGCGGTCATGCGGTCCGTACGGCGTCCAGGAAGGCGGCCTGGTCCGCCGCGCTGAAGAACAGCAGGTGCACGCGCTCCGGCAGCGGGCGGTTCGCCAGCGCGTGCCCGACGGCGGCGAGCACTTCGCGCGCGGCGAGCGCCGGGGGGTAGCCGTACACCCCGGTAGAGATGGCCGGAAACGCCATCTCCCGCACACCATGCTGCGCCGCCAGAAGCATGCTGTTGCGGTACGCGGAGCGCAGCAGCTCCGGCTCCCCACCGACGCCGCCGTTCCACACCGGCCCGACGGTGTGGACCACGTAGTCGACCGCGAGCCGGCCGGCGCCGGTGATCACCGCCTCGCCGGTGGGCAGCCCGTCACGGTAGCGCGAGCGGCGAATCTCCCTGCACTCGTCGAGAATCCGCTTGCCGCCGCGGCGATGAATGGCGCCGTCAACGCCGCCGCCGCCGAGCAGGGAACTGTTGGCAGCGTTGACGATGGCGCTCGGGGAAGCGCCGCTGAACCTGGTGATGTCGCCTTGCGACACCACCAGGCGACCGTCGAGCAGGGTTGCCATGACCGCCAGTGTGCCACACTCTCGCGGCCCCGTCTTACGCCCCGCGCCCGGATCGCCCGGACGGGGGAAC
This is a stretch of genomic DNA from Spirochaetaceae bacterium. It encodes these proteins:
- a CDS encoding NFACT family protein; the encoded protein is MTAPAGAGGGGTDGERAGGAILNWREIDAVLAELDLAGCFIRDVRQPAHHRLVFELYAPRQGRTWMLAALGGPYVRLHRLAQRPHQLGDPQRFVAFMRAHVRSARIRAASQVAGERIVKLEVARGDRELLIWIRLWANAANCIVTDTGGAILDALFRRPRRGEISGGVFHPERDLAAPPARGDRHRARPVRAFGNPGESYNLRVERHFAALEADAEAQRAARIATAARAAGERRTRRLIARLRRECEAAGNHGRLQQLGSLLLANLARVQPGARQVVVDDYHTGGTTAIDLAPDRSPADNAQRYFERARNARRRLQAARSRLAQAERELAAAQAAGPAHAPAASASAASGPADRPAA
- a CDS encoding O-acetyl-ADP-ribose deacetylase, with translation MATLLDGRLVVSQGDITRFSGASPSAIVNAANSSLLGGGGVDGAIHRRGGKRILDECREIRRSRYRDGLPTGEAVITGAGRLAVDYVVHTVGPVWNGGVGGEPELLRSAYRNSMLLAAQHGVREMAFPAISTGVYGYPPALAAREVLAAVGHALANRPLPERVHLLFFSAADQAAFLDAVRTA